Proteins encoded in a region of the Inquilinus sp. KBS0705 genome:
- a CDS encoding response regulator yields the protein MKRALLFRYSFILIGVYLLSCHNLYAIQSIRYLGIEQGLSNNAVTSIYKDKHGFVWIGTYDGLNKYDGSTVRIYRNIWGDNRSLNDNHINKITGFGNDIFIGTQKGLVQYCYNQSKFSPVFYYSKANKKPQRLTYNIDALQAGKNGNIYIGTDYEGLFIYSQANKLCRRVALNGANTKYTVQSIAIDTDGKIWLFIRNVGLCLLNKQENTIRVINSELKYANCILFDPQKKIWIGTDNGLFNYNLSTNTLARIGNSTGKLNSDNIIDVKLSRSGEIWIGTNGGGVNVLDSVHHTTKYIVSGKENGNSLRSDAISMLYEDDEARIWIATLRGGVNFLDNNRNQFKLVTNNPFNSNSIVNNFILSFCEDEKHNIWIGTDGGGLSYWDRKNNQYHSYIHSNDKASLRSNFVVSVINDRQNQVWVALFNGGIDRFDKQSQKFIHYDCFNTFTKSADKNLWKLYLDSHNNLWAGATRGGALYLYNRAKDKFEVFDDQLINIHALFEDHNGVLWAGDYLRLIKIDVAGKKHLYYNVKNAVRSITEDTQHNLWIGTEGGGLLKYDPSRRLLHRYTQLNGLPSNSLLNVLVDNKDNIWASTYNGLTEFNKQTKTFSNFYASDGLQSNQFNFNAALKLQSGELAFGGINGFNIFYPDSIALRVHQPELKFTGLHVNNRSIEADTSYTGNQAIVDLKKITVPYDEATLAIDYTAPEYSFPDKLKYAYYLDGWDHGWNEVGALKTAYYTRLNEGSYTLRVKATNTAGSWGEHQLALQIVVLPPWYRTWLAYFVYACLIAAILYWVWLYRIRQTKFKYELQIANLQVEREKEVNEKKLAFFTNVSHEFRTPLTLIINPIKDLIRDNNTKNKDELNTIYRNARRLLGLVDHLLLFRKAESENDSLNLSNVNLSVLCHDVYLCFLQQAKNRNITYRFESNNQQIVMLLDREKMEIAIFNLISNALKFTSEGGEISINLNEIGDQISLTVVDDGCGIAADTGDKLFDKFYQIKDTKSLKTGFGIGLYLVKNFIESHGGIVNYRNNDVAGTTFTILLPYKVSLESYFSDQPDNQHLINELINEDQIQSASIDEDAGNLELLISERQSVLIIDDNAEIRTYIKKIFKDNYKIYEAQTGEKGLELIKRHLPDVVISDITMEEVSGIDLCRMIKQDSSLSHIPVILLTGDPNPETKLKGIEVGAVDFVSKPFEKDMLIARVQGILRDRRELQNYFYNEVTLKSNTRNISEHHKEFLYKCIAIIENYIIDPNFDVKTIADDMGISYSSLFKKIKSISGQSVNSFVRFVRLRKAAEMMINTNCNVNEAALNAGFNDIKYFREHFIKLFGIKPSEFIKQHRSAFNKTYLVEQDFIK from the coding sequence ATGAAGAGAGCTTTACTGTTCAGGTATTCCTTTATATTGATAGGGGTATACCTGTTGTCTTGTCATAATTTATATGCTATACAATCCATAAGGTATCTGGGTATAGAGCAGGGATTATCTAATAATGCCGTTACCAGTATTTATAAAGACAAGCATGGTTTTGTATGGATAGGTACCTACGACGGCTTAAACAAATATGATGGCAGTACGGTGAGGATATACCGGAATATTTGGGGCGATAACCGGTCGTTAAATGATAATCACATTAATAAAATAACAGGTTTTGGCAACGATATTTTTATAGGCACCCAAAAGGGCTTAGTTCAATATTGCTATAATCAATCAAAGTTCAGCCCTGTTTTTTACTACAGCAAAGCAAACAAAAAGCCTCAAAGACTTACGTATAATATTGATGCCCTACAGGCAGGTAAAAACGGCAACATATATATCGGCACCGATTATGAGGGGCTATTTATTTACTCGCAGGCAAATAAATTATGCAGGCGGGTTGCATTAAATGGAGCAAACACCAAATATACCGTACAATCCATAGCTATAGATACTGACGGTAAAATTTGGCTATTTATTCGTAACGTCGGCCTGTGCCTTCTAAATAAGCAGGAAAATACGATCAGGGTTATCAATTCTGAATTGAAGTATGCCAATTGTATATTATTTGATCCTCAAAAAAAGATATGGATAGGTACTGATAATGGGTTGTTTAATTACAACTTATCAACTAACACCCTTGCACGAATTGGCAATAGTACCGGCAAGCTAAACAGCGATAATATTATAGATGTTAAGCTATCAAGATCCGGCGAGATATGGATAGGTACAAATGGTGGTGGGGTAAATGTATTAGATAGCGTACACCATACTACCAAATACATTGTAAGTGGCAAAGAAAATGGCAACAGCCTCCGCAGCGATGCCATCAGTATGTTATATGAGGACGATGAGGCGCGAATTTGGATAGCTACCCTCAGAGGCGGTGTAAACTTTTTAGATAATAATCGTAACCAGTTTAAGTTGGTTACAAACAACCCGTTTAATAGCAACAGTATAGTTAACAACTTTATCTTATCCTTTTGCGAAGATGAAAAGCATAATATTTGGATAGGTACAGATGGTGGCGGACTAAGCTATTGGGACAGGAAAAATAACCAATACCATAGTTATATACATAGCAATGATAAGGCATCGTTGAGAAGTAACTTTGTGGTAAGTGTTATTAATGATCGTCAAAATCAGGTTTGGGTTGCGTTGTTTAACGGTGGTATAGACCGTTTTGACAAGCAGAGTCAAAAATTCATTCATTACGATTGCTTTAACACTTTTACAAAATCTGCAGACAAAAATCTATGGAAACTTTACCTGGATAGCCATAACAATTTATGGGCTGGTGCAACCCGCGGCGGCGCCTTGTATTTATACAATAGGGCAAAGGATAAATTTGAAGTATTTGACGATCAGTTAATAAATATACATGCACTATTTGAAGACCATAACGGCGTTTTGTGGGCGGGAGACTATTTAAGATTAATTAAAATAGACGTTGCCGGGAAAAAACATTTGTATTATAATGTTAAAAACGCGGTACGCTCAATTACAGAAGATACTCAACATAATTTATGGATAGGCACCGAAGGAGGGGGATTGCTCAAGTACGACCCATCGAGGAGGTTACTGCATCGCTATACACAGTTAAACGGTTTGCCAAGCAATTCGTTACTTAACGTACTGGTTGATAATAAAGACAATATATGGGCCAGTACCTATAACGGCCTGACTGAATTTAACAAGCAGACAAAAACTTTCAGCAATTTTTACGCATCAGATGGCCTTCAAAGCAATCAATTTAACTTTAATGCCGCTTTAAAACTACAGTCGGGCGAGCTTGCCTTTGGTGGAATTAACGGTTTCAATATATTCTACCCAGACAGCATTGCTTTACGCGTACATCAGCCTGAGTTGAAGTTTACAGGCTTACATGTTAATAACCGCTCGATAGAAGCAGACACAAGTTATACGGGTAACCAGGCTATTGTCGATTTAAAAAAGATAACGGTGCCGTATGACGAAGCAACGCTGGCTATTGATTACACAGCCCCCGAATACTCTTTCCCTGATAAGCTTAAATATGCATACTACCTTGATGGATGGGATCATGGCTGGAATGAGGTTGGCGCGCTAAAAACAGCTTACTACACCCGCTTAAATGAGGGTAGTTACACACTAAGAGTAAAAGCGACCAATACAGCAGGCAGTTGGGGCGAGCATCAGCTTGCACTACAAATTGTTGTATTACCACCATGGTACCGCACCTGGCTGGCTTACTTTGTTTATGCCTGTTTAATTGCGGCGATATTATATTGGGTTTGGCTATACCGCATTAGGCAAACCAAATTTAAATATGAGCTACAGATAGCTAACTTGCAGGTAGAACGCGAAAAGGAGGTGAATGAAAAGAAATTAGCATTTTTTACCAATGTATCGCATGAATTTCGCACACCGTTAACACTTATTATTAACCCCATAAAAGATTTAATAAGAGATAACAACACAAAAAACAAGGATGAATTAAATACAATATACCGTAATGCGCGCCGTTTATTGGGCCTTGTAGATCATTTGCTATTATTTAGAAAAGCCGAAAGCGAGAATGATTCGCTTAATTTAAGTAATGTCAATCTCTCTGTGCTATGTCACGATGTTTACCTGTGTTTTTTGCAGCAGGCAAAAAACCGCAATATAACCTACCGTTTTGAATCCAATAATCAACAGATCGTGATGTTGCTTGATAGGGAGAAGATGGAAATTGCTATTTTCAATCTTATTTCAAATGCCTTAAAATTCACCTCAGAGGGTGGAGAGATCAGTATTAATTTAAATGAAATAGGTGATCAGATATCATTAACGGTAGTTGATGATGGTTGCGGAATAGCTGCAGATACCGGTGATAAATTATTCGATAAATTTTACCAGATAAAAGATACTAAATCGTTAAAAACGGGCTTTGGTATTGGCTTATACCTGGTTAAAAACTTTATAGAAAGCCATGGTGGCATTGTAAATTATCGCAATAACGATGTAGCAGGTACAACATTTACAATATTGCTACCCTACAAAGTATCATTGGAAAGCTACTTTTCAGATCAGCCTGACAACCAGCACTTAATTAACGAATTAATTAACGAAGATCAAATTCAATCAGCCAGTATAGATGAGGATGCCGGTAACCTGGAATTGCTTATTTCTGAACGGCAATCCGTTTTAATAATTGATGATAACGCAGAAATAAGGACATACATTAAAAAGATTTTTAAGGACAATTATAAAATATATGAGGCCCAAACAGGCGAGAAAGGCCTTGAATTAATAAAAAGACACTTACCAGACGTAGTCATAAGTGATATTACGATGGAGGAAGTTTCCGGGATAGATCTTTGTAGGATGATAAAGCAGGACTCATCCTTAAGCCACATACCGGTAATATTATTAACCGGCGACCCTAACCCCGAAACCAAATTAAAAGGAATTGAAGTAGGCGCTGTTGATTTTGTTAGCAAGCCTTTTGAAAAAGACATGCTTATAGCAAGAGTACAAGGTATTTTACGCGATAGGCGCGAATTGCAAAACTACTTTTACAACGAGGTTACCTTAAAATCGAACACGCGGAATATTTCTGAACATCATAAAGAGTTTCTATACAAATGCATCGCGATTATTGAGAACTACATTATCGATCCAAATTTTGATGTAAAAACTATTGCCGATGACATGGGTATAAGCTACTCCAGTTTATTTAAAAAAATAAAGTCCATCAGTGGTCAATCCGTAAACAGTTTTGTTAGGTTTGTTCGTTTGCGAAAGGCAGCTGAGATGATGATAAATACCAATTGCAACGTTAACGAGGCCGCATTAAACGCCGGGTTTAACGATATAAAATATTTTAGAGAGCACTTTATAAAACTGTTTGGTATAAAACCCTCTGAGTTTATTAAGCAACACAGGTCGGCGTTTAATAAAACTTATTTGGTAGAGCAAGACTTTATTAAGTAG
- the cadA gene encoding cadmium-translocating P-type ATPase, with amino-acid sequence MAEQLVELNVTGMHCNNCAMSIHKLLEKKGLHNVLVNFASEEVKFSTDDQETVVPEIIKDIESLGFKVVDDASTQFTPFYEKVENKFIFCAAFTAPLLLHMVFNWHFLHNQFVQLALCLPVFIVGCLHFGKSAYSSIKNGMPNMDVLIFVGSSSAFIYSLIGTIQNLGEHYLFYETCATIITLVLLGNVFEKRSVNQTTSAVKDLMKYQQVNANRLVKDTIEVVRAKDVVAGDVLLVNEGDQVPVDGEILSGDALVNEAIITGESMPLSKTKYDTVIGGTIVQQGNIKIMATKVGNNSVLSQIIDLMKKAQAAKPPVQKLGDKVAAIFVPVVIIIALLTFVVTYFATNAGLQASLMHAIAVLVISCPCAMGLATPTAVMVGLGRAAKNGVLIKGGDTIEAVANTKYVLFDKTGTLTTGKFSVNEIKAETGFDVEYIRGVITAIEERSNHPIAKSLVNGLQKLPQQKLILRTAVEEKGLGMRAEDVDGNTYFLGTAKKNDNANFNLSLYKNQALIAQIAIDDTIKPDAAALIADLKKAGIVPVLLSGDKANRCAAVAKIIGITEVHAEMLPEEKLSVVDMYRKKGKTIMIGDGINDAPALTQADVGVSMNDASHIAMQSAKVILLNTDLQSVVKFLQISRHTLLTIKQNLFWAFAYNIIAIPVAALGFLNPMVGAFAMAFSDVIVIGNSLRLKVKKVS; translated from the coding sequence ATGGCAGAGCAGTTGGTTGAGTTAAACGTTACCGGAATGCATTGCAATAATTGCGCAATGAGCATTCATAAGTTATTGGAGAAGAAGGGCCTGCATAATGTGTTGGTAAATTTCGCATCCGAAGAGGTGAAATTTAGTACCGATGACCAGGAAACGGTAGTACCCGAAATTATAAAAGATATAGAGAGCCTTGGCTTTAAAGTTGTAGACGATGCAAGTACACAATTCACCCCTTTTTATGAAAAAGTAGAGAACAAATTCATTTTTTGTGCGGCATTTACAGCACCTTTATTACTACATATGGTGTTTAACTGGCATTTTTTGCACAATCAGTTTGTGCAGCTTGCCCTTTGTTTGCCTGTGTTTATTGTAGGCTGCCTGCATTTTGGTAAAAGTGCCTATAGTTCAATAAAAAATGGCATGCCTAATATGGATGTGCTGATATTTGTCGGGTCGTCATCAGCATTTATATATAGTTTAATAGGTACTATCCAAAATTTAGGCGAGCATTACTTGTTTTACGAAACCTGTGCCACTATTATTACTCTGGTGTTGCTGGGTAATGTGTTTGAAAAACGTTCGGTAAATCAAACCACATCGGCTGTAAAAGATCTGATGAAGTATCAGCAAGTAAATGCAAACAGGCTTGTTAAAGATACTATTGAAGTAGTACGCGCTAAAGACGTGGTTGCAGGCGACGTTTTATTAGTTAACGAGGGCGATCAGGTACCAGTTGATGGCGAGATTTTATCAGGCGACGCGCTGGTAAATGAGGCTATTATTACAGGCGAGAGCATGCCGCTATCAAAAACAAAGTACGATACTGTAATAGGTGGTACTATTGTACAGCAGGGTAATATTAAAATAATGGCTACCAAAGTAGGTAACAATAGTGTACTCTCGCAGATCATAGATCTGATGAAAAAGGCACAAGCAGCCAAGCCGCCTGTACAAAAATTGGGCGATAAAGTAGCTGCTATATTTGTTCCTGTGGTTATCATAATCGCATTATTAACGTTCGTGGTCACCTATTTTGCAACAAATGCGGGGTTACAGGCCTCGTTAATGCATGCTATTGCAGTGTTGGTTATATCGTGCCCTTGTGCAATGGGCTTGGCTACACCTACTGCCGTAATGGTAGGGCTTGGCAGGGCAGCCAAAAACGGCGTTTTAATAAAGGGGGGCGATACCATTGAGGCAGTTGCCAATACTAAATATGTATTATTTGATAAAACCGGCACCCTTACTACTGGCAAATTTAGTGTGAATGAGATAAAAGCCGAGACTGGATTTGATGTTGAATACATACGCGGTGTAATTACGGCCATTGAGGAGCGGTCTAATCATCCTATAGCTAAATCGTTGGTTAATGGCTTGCAAAAGCTACCTCAACAAAAGCTGATACTACGCACCGCAGTTGAAGAAAAGGGTTTAGGCATGCGTGCCGAAGATGTAGACGGTAACACCTATTTTTTAGGCACCGCAAAGAAAAACGACAATGCCAATTTTAACCTCTCGTTGTATAAAAATCAAGCTTTAATAGCACAAATAGCCATAGATGATACCATAAAGCCAGATGCTGCAGCGCTTATAGCCGACCTAAAAAAGGCCGGAATAGTACCCGTGCTGTTAAGCGGTGACAAGGCTAATCGCTGCGCTGCTGTGGCCAAAATAATAGGAATTACCGAGGTGCACGCCGAAATGCTGCCGGAAGAAAAGCTATCGGTAGTTGATATGTACCGCAAAAAAGGCAAAACTATTATGATAGGCGATGGCATAAATGATGCCCCTGCCCTAACCCAGGCTGATGTTGGCGTATCTATGAACGATGCCAGTCATATAGCTATGCAATCGGCTAAGGTAATATTGTTGAATACTGATTTACAGTCTGTTGTGAAGTTTTTGCAGATTAGCAGGCATACCCTGCTTACCATTAAACAGAACCTGTTTTGGGCATTTGCCTATAATATTATTGCTATACCTGTGGCTGCTTTGGGCTTTTTAAACCCTATGGTAGGCGCTTTTGCAATGGCCTTTTCGGATGTTATTGTGATAGGTAATTCGTTGCGGCTTAAAGTTAAGAAAGTAAGCTAA
- the rnhA gene encoding ribonuclease HI, translating to MIEIYTDGASSGNPGPGGYGVILRSGQHYKELSAGYRKTTNNRMELLAVITGLEAIKSANQQVTIYSDSKYVIDSIEKRWVHGWVAKGFKDKKNKDLWLRYLAISKLHQIKFVWVRGHNGHPENERCDELAVAAGKQKDLLIDTVFEVESAKVNLL from the coding sequence ATGATAGAAATTTACACAGACGGCGCATCAAGCGGCAATCCGGGGCCGGGTGGTTATGGGGTTATATTACGGTCGGGGCAGCATTATAAGGAGCTGTCTGCAGGGTACCGTAAAACCACCAACAACCGTATGGAGCTACTGGCTGTCATCACAGGTTTAGAGGCTATAAAATCTGCTAATCAGCAGGTTACTATCTATTCCGACTCCAAATACGTGATAGATTCTATCGAAAAAAGATGGGTGCATGGCTGGGTTGCCAAAGGTTTTAAGGATAAGAAGAACAAAGACCTTTGGCTTAGGTACTTAGCCATCAGTAAGTTACATCAAATTAAATTTGTATGGGTACGCGGGCACAACGGGCATCCTGAGAACGAGCGTTGCGACGAGCTTGCCGTGGCGGCTGGAAAGCAAAAAGACCTTCTGATAGATACTGTTTTTGAAGTAGAGTCGGCCAAAGTGAATTTATTATAA
- a CDS encoding metallophosphoesterase family protein, whose amino-acid sequence MTRIGLISDTHSFLDEAVFKHFDQCDEIWHAGDFGNIELADKLAAFKPLKGVYGNIDGKEIRQLHPENLRFKCEEVDVWMTHIGGYPDKYSPAVKAEIYSNPPQLFISGHSHILKVIYDKKISCLHLNPGAAGKQGWQKVRTLMRFTITDEKIHDLEVIELGSK is encoded by the coding sequence ATGACCCGCATAGGACTGATATCAGACACCCATAGTTTTTTGGATGAGGCCGTTTTCAAACACTTCGACCAATGCGACGAGATATGGCATGCCGGCGATTTTGGCAACATAGAACTGGCCGATAAACTGGCCGCCTTTAAGCCTTTAAAGGGTGTTTACGGCAATATTGATGGCAAAGAGATAAGGCAGTTACACCCTGAAAATCTGCGTTTTAAGTGCGAAGAGGTAGATGTTTGGATGACCCACATTGGTGGCTACCCCGACAAGTACAGCCCCGCAGTAAAAGCCGAAATATACAGTAACCCGCCCCAACTGTTCATCAGCGGGCATTCGCACATCCTAAAGGTAATTTATGATAAAAAGATAAGCTGTTTACACCTAAACCCCGGTGCTGCCGGTAAGCAGGGCTGGCAAAAGGTACGCACCCTAATGCGCTTTACCATAACTGACGAAAAGATACACGATTTGGAGGTTATCGAGTTGGGCAGTAAGTAG
- a CDS encoding methyltransferase, with translation MVCSMAGKAAGIFNFKQFSVDQSGCAMKINTDGVLLGALTDAYEPKTILDIGTGTGVIALMLAQRFPHAKINAVEIDETAAATACRNFGSSAFADRMEVYPMAFETFFYKYPDKRYDLIVSNPPFFLNSLESPGAGKNLARHTNDSFFERLIKYVATHLTENGSCAMILPLETAALVKQFLPANQLHLQGVIEIKSYQNVVSHREIVILVRQGGTKKWKKLFVIYEKTKMYSTEYQKALKDFFTIF, from the coding sequence ATGGTTTGTTCAATGGCCGGTAAAGCAGCAGGCATATTTAACTTTAAGCAATTCAGCGTTGACCAAAGCGGCTGCGCCATGAAGATAAATACCGATGGTGTGCTGCTTGGCGCACTAACCGATGCATACGAGCCCAAAACCATATTAGACATAGGCACCGGCACTGGCGTAATTGCCCTGATGCTGGCACAGCGTTTCCCCCATGCCAAAATTAATGCTGTAGAGATAGACGAAACCGCCGCCGCTACAGCCTGTCGGAATTTTGGCAGTTCGGCCTTTGCTGATAGAATGGAGGTTTACCCAATGGCGTTCGAAACCTTTTTTTACAAGTACCCCGATAAGCGGTATGACCTAATCGTATCAAACCCGCCCTTCTTTCTAAACTCGCTCGAATCGCCCGGTGCCGGCAAGAATTTGGCCCGCCACACCAATGATAGCTTTTTTGAAAGGTTGATAAAATATGTTGCCACTCACCTTACCGAAAATGGAAGCTGCGCCATGATATTGCCATTAGAAACTGCCGCCCTGGTAAAGCAATTTTTGCCCGCCAACCAATTGCATTTGCAGGGGGTAATTGAAATTAAATCTTATCAAAATGTTGTTTCTCACCGCGAAATTGTTATATTAGTGAGGCAGGGGGGAACAAAAAAATGGAAAAAGTTATTCGTGATCTACGAAAAAACTAAAATGTATTCAACGGAGTACCAAAAAGCTTTAAAGGATTTCTTTACCATATTCTAA
- a CDS encoding glycosyltransferase family 2 protein has product MKIGKLSIIIPAYNEGSTIHLVLNKIKAVELIHGIVKEIIIVDDCSADDTQQSISRYRAANPDLDIRYFKHEVNKGKGAALHTGIAQATGEYLIIQDADLEYDPAEYNDLLKPVCIGFADVVYGSRFMGSNPHRILFFWHTIGNRWLTFLCNMVSNLNLTDMETCYKLFDTKLIQSVKLKEQRFGFEPEVTIKIARVPKIRIYEVGISYYGRTYEDGKKIGWKDGVRAIYCILKYGLFNGR; this is encoded by the coding sequence ATGAAAATAGGTAAATTATCAATAATTATCCCGGCTTATAACGAGGGCAGCACCATTCACCTGGTTTTGAACAAGATAAAAGCTGTTGAGCTGATACATGGCATTGTAAAAGAAATTATAATTGTTGATGATTGCTCGGCAGACGATACACAACAAAGCATTAGCCGCTACCGCGCCGCTAACCCCGATTTAGACATCAGGTACTTTAAACACGAGGTGAACAAAGGCAAAGGTGCCGCCCTGCATACCGGCATTGCACAAGCTACGGGCGAGTACCTCATTATTCAGGATGCTGACCTGGAGTACGACCCTGCCGAATATAACGACCTGCTAAAACCCGTTTGTATCGGCTTTGCCGATGTGGTATACGGATCGAGGTTTATGGGTAGTAACCCGCACCGCATATTGTTTTTTTGGCACACTATAGGCAACCGCTGGTTAACCTTTTTGTGCAACATGGTATCAAACTTAAACCTAACAGATATGGAAACCTGTTATAAGCTGTTTGATACCAAACTGATACAATCTGTAAAGCTTAAAGAACAGCGCTTTGGCTTTGAACCCGAAGTAACCATCAAAATAGCCCGGGTGCCCAAAATACGTATATACGAGGTAGGAATATCCTATTATGGCCGCACCTACGAGGACGGCAAAAAAATAGGGTGGAAGGATGGCGTTAGGGCTATTTACTGCATACTAAAATATGGTTTGTTCAATGGCCGGTAA